The Ovis canadensis isolate MfBH-ARS-UI-01 breed Bighorn chromosome 13, ARS-UI_OviCan_v2, whole genome shotgun sequence genome includes a region encoding these proteins:
- the DUSP15 gene encoding dual specificity protein phosphatase 15 isoform X1 — protein MGNGMTKVLPGLYLGNFIDAKDTDQLGRNKITHIISIHESPQPLLQDITYLRISVADAPEVPIKKHFKECINFIHCCRLNGGNCLVHCFAGISRSTTIVTAYVMTVTGLSWRDVLEAIKATRPIANPNPGFRQQLEEFGWGSSRKLRRQLEERFGESPFRDEEEVRALLPLCKRCRQGSASAAASPAPNSTASEGTLQRLVPRSPREAHRPLPLLARVKQTFSCLPRCLSRKGSK, from the exons ATGGGGAATGGTATGACCAAG GTACTTCCTGGACTCTACCTCGGAAACTTCATTG ATGCCAAAGACACAGATCAGCTAGGCCGGAATAAGATCACACACATCATCTCCATCCACGAGTCACCCCAGCCTCTGTTGCAG GACATAACCTACCTTCGCATCTCAGTGGCCGACGCCCCTGAGGTACCCAT CAAAAAGCACTTCAAGGAGTGTATCAACTTCATCCACTGTTGCCGCCTCAATGGGGGAAACTGCCTTGTACACTG CTTTGCAGGCATCTCCCGAAGCACCACCATCGTGACGGCGTATGTGATGACTGTGACGGGGCTAAGCTGGAGGGACGTGCTTGAAGCCATCAAGGCCACCCGGCCCATTGCCAACCCCAACCCAGGCTTTAGGCAGCAGCTTGAGGAGTTTGGCTGGGGCAGTTCCCGGAAG CTTCGCCGGCAGCTGGAGGAGCGCTTCGGCGAGAGCCCTTTCCGCGACGAGGAGGAGGTGCGCGCGCTGCTGCCGCTGTGCAAGCGTTGCCGGCAGGGCTCAGCGAGCGCGGCCGCTTCCCCGGCGCCCAACTCCACGGCCTCGGAGGGGACCCTGCAGCGCCTGGTGCCGCGCTCGCCTCGGGAGGCCCACCGGCCGCTGCCGCTGTTGGCGCGCGTCAAGCAGACTTTCTCCTGCCTCCCGCGGTGTCTGTCCCGCAAAGGCAGCAAGTGA
- the LOC138417633 gene encoding interferon regulatory factor 4-like, with protein sequence MAGDPWRRDEGKVSDSRRPMAGAGGPLRLREWLVAQIESGRYAGLRWEDAGKTLFRIPWKHAAKQGYQVRQDAALFRAWAIYKGKHLEGIDKEDPSTWKTRLRCALNKSADFCEVPERSQLDISNPYKVYRLLSDGAHDPVTRACAPSKEEGILQSQQKPLGGVTEPGCRTEEQDVSSLVTEDKDKEQPSRLAQQDFLLPSPLADHSYQAQNPVHPWSPLPSEDFSNPDCWLHVRLFYRAELVREATALAAEGCSLSPRAATAAAERLLGPPPRVAQVRFPEPPASAHVLRRLLPHLERGVLLWVAPEGVFAKRLCQGRVYWRGPLAPHRAQPNKLERERTCQLLDTRRFLAELRAHLQDGRPEPEYQIRLCFGEEYPGPPDQPEDRLIMAHVEPVFARELLLHSKIHGQVPGWQVPSLASPTASITL encoded by the exons ATGGCCGGCGACCCCTGGCGGAGGGACGAAGGGAAGGTCTCCGACAGCAGGCGACCCATGGCGGGGGCCGGGGGTCCCCTGCGCCTCCGAGAATGGCTGGTGGCGCAGATCGAGAGCGGGCGCTATGCGGGGCTGCGCTGGGAGGACGCAGGCAAGACCCTCTTCCGCATCCCCTGGAAGCACGCAGCCAAGCAGGGTTACCAGGTGCGGCAGGACGCTGCGCTCTTCAGG GCCTGGGCCATATACAAGGGCAAGCACCTAGAGGGCATTGACAAGGAGGATCCCTCTACCTGGAAGACACGGCTCCGCTGTGCCCTCAACAAGAGTGCTGACTTCTGTGAAGTACCTGAGCGCAGCCAGCTGGACATCTCCAACCCCTATAAGGTCTACAGGCTCCTGTCTGATGGTGCCCACGACCCAG TTACCAGGGCTTGTGCTCCCAGTAAAGAGGAGGGCATTCTTCAGAGCCAGCAGAAGCCCCTTGGAGGAGTGACAGAGCCAGGCTGCAGGACAGAAGAGCAG GATGTATCCAGCTTAGTCACAGAGGATAAGGACAAggagcagccctccaggctaGCCCAGCAGGACTTCCTGCTCCCAAGCCCTTTGGCTGACCACA GCTACCAGGCACAGAATCCCGTTCACCCCTGGAGCCCTTTGCCCTCTGAGGATTTCAGCAACCCTG ATTGCTGGCTGCACGTGCGGCTCTTCTACCGCGCGGAGCTGGTGCGCGAAGCCACAGCGCTGGCGGCCGAGGGCTGCAGCCTGAGCCCGCGCGCGGCCACCGCGGCCGCCGAGCGACTGCTGGGGCCGCCGCCGAGGGTCGCGCAGGTTCGCTTCCCGGAGCCGCCGGCCAGCGCCCACGTGCTGCGGCGCCTGCTGCCCCACCTGGAGCGCGGCGTGCTGCTGTGGGTGGCGCCCGAGGGCGTCTTCGCCAAGCGCCTCTGCCAGGGCCGCGTGTACTGGCGTGGCCCGCTTGCCCCGCACCGCGCGCAGCCCAACAAACTGGAGCGCGAGCGCACCTGCCAGCTGCTCGACACGCGCCGCTTCCTCGCGG AACTGCGAGCCCACCTACAGGATGGCCGCCCGGAGCCCGAATACCAGATCCGGCTGTGCTTTGGTGAGGAGTACCCGGGGCCCCCGGACCAGCCCGAGGATCGGCTCATTATGGCCCAT GTGGAGCCAGTCTTCGCCAGGGAACTCCTCCTGCACTCGAAGATTCACGGCCAGGTGCCCGGGTGGCAGGTTCCCAGCCTAGCATCCCCGACAGCATCAATCACCCTCTGA
- the DUSP15 gene encoding dual specificity protein phosphatase 15 isoform X2 — MTVTGLSWRDVLEAIKATRPIANPNPGFRQQLEEFGWGSSRKLRRQLEERFGESPFRDEEEVRALLPLCKRCRQGSASAAASPAPNSTASEGTLQRLVPRSPREAHRPLPLLARVKQTFSCLPRCLSRKGSK, encoded by the exons ATGACTGTGACGGGGCTAAGCTGGAGGGACGTGCTTGAAGCCATCAAGGCCACCCGGCCCATTGCCAACCCCAACCCAGGCTTTAGGCAGCAGCTTGAGGAGTTTGGCTGGGGCAGTTCCCGGAAG CTTCGCCGGCAGCTGGAGGAGCGCTTCGGCGAGAGCCCTTTCCGCGACGAGGAGGAGGTGCGCGCGCTGCTGCCGCTGTGCAAGCGTTGCCGGCAGGGCTCAGCGAGCGCGGCCGCTTCCCCGGCGCCCAACTCCACGGCCTCGGAGGGGACCCTGCAGCGCCTGGTGCCGCGCTCGCCTCGGGAGGCCCACCGGCCGCTGCCGCTGTTGGCGCGCGTCAAGCAGACTTTCTCCTGCCTCCCGCGGTGTCTGTCCCGCAAAGGCAGCAAGTGA